The genomic region CGGCGGCGCTCAACGACGTGGTGCCGCGCGCGCTCGCGCTGCTCGCGCCGCACGAGCGGCCGCAGGTGGTGCATCAGGCCGGCGCGAAGCATGTCGAGGCACTGCGCGCCAATTACGAGGCGGCGGGGCTCGCGGCCGGCCGCGACGTCACGCTGCTGCCGTTCATCGACGACATGGCCGCGGCCTATGCAAACGCCGATCTGGTGATCTGCCGTTCGGGCGCGATGACCGTCTCGGAGATCGCGGCGGTCGGCGTGGCCGCGCTGTTCGTGCCGTTCCCGCACGCGGTGGACGACCACCAGACCACCAACGCGGCGTTCCTCGCCGAGCAGGGCGCGGCCGTGCTGGTGCAGCAGCGCGAGCTGTCGGCGCAATGGCTCGCCGACTGGCTGCGCGGCCAGACGCGCGATTCGCTCGCGCAGATGGCCGAACGTTCGCGCTCGCTCGCGAAGCCCGACGCCACCGACGTGGTCGCGCGCGTGTGCGCGCAGGTGGCCGGCGCGAACCTGGAATCGAAGTCATGAAACACATCGTCAAACACGTCCATTTCGTCGGCATCGGCGGCGCCGGCATGAGCGGCATCGCCGAGGTGCTGGTGAACCTCGGCTACGAGGTCAGCGGCTCGGACCTGTCGCGCAATGCCGTGACGGAACGGCTCACCGCACTCGGCGCGCGTGTCGCGATCGGCCACGACGCGGCCAATATCGAGGGCGCGAACGCGGTCGTCACGTCCACGGCGGTGCGCTCGGACAATCCGGAAGTGCTCGCGGCGCGGCGCCTGGGCGTGCCGATCGTGCCGCGCGCGGTGATGCTGGCCGAGCTGATGCGCCTGAAGCAGGGCATCGCAATCGCCGGCACCCACGGCAAGACCACCACCACCAGCCTGGTGGCGAGCGTGCTCGCGGCGGGCGGCCTGGACCCGACCTTCGTGATCGGCGGGCGCCTGATCAGCGCCGGCGCGAACGCGCGGCTCGGCTCGGGCGACTTCATCGTCGCCGAGGCCGACGAGTCGGACGCCTCGTTTTTGAACCTGTATCCCGTCATCGAGGTGATCACCAACATCGACGAGGATCACATGGACACCTACGGGCACGACTTCGCGCGGCTCAAGCAGGCGTTCATCGAATTCACCCAGAAGCTGCCGTTCTACGGCAGCGTGGTGGTCTGCGTCGACGATCCGAACGTGCGTCAGATCCTGCCGTTCATCTCGAAGCCGGTGGTGCGCTACGGTCTCGCGCCCGATGCCGAGGTCCGCGCCGAGCAGGTGGCGGCGCGTGACGGCCGCATGCATTTCACTGCGATCCGCGAGGGCCGCGCGCCGCTGGCGGTGGTGCTGAACCTGCCGGGCCTGCACAACGTGCAGAACGCGCTCGCGGCGATCGCCATCGCGACCGACCTCGGCGTGGCCGACGCGGCGATCCAGCAGGCGCTTGCCGATTTCAACGGGGTCGGCCGGCGCTTTCAGCGCTACGGCGAGATCGCGACGGCCGACGGCGCGGGCAGCTACACGCTGGTGGACGACTACGGCCACCATCCGGTC from Burkholderia glumae LMG 2196 = ATCC 33617 harbors:
- the murC gene encoding UDP-N-acetylmuramate--L-alanine ligase; protein product: MKHIVKHVHFVGIGGAGMSGIAEVLVNLGYEVSGSDLSRNAVTERLTALGARVAIGHDAANIEGANAVVTSTAVRSDNPEVLAARRLGVPIVPRAVMLAELMRLKQGIAIAGTHGKTTTTSLVASVLAAGGLDPTFVIGGRLISAGANARLGSGDFIVAEADESDASFLNLYPVIEVITNIDEDHMDTYGHDFARLKQAFIEFTQKLPFYGSVVVCVDDPNVRQILPFISKPVVRYGLAPDAEVRAEQVAARDGRMHFTAIREGRAPLAVVLNLPGLHNVQNALAAIAIATDLGVADAAIQQALADFNGVGRRFQRYGEIATADGAGSYTLVDDYGHHPVEMAATIAAARGAFPGRRLVLAFQPHRYTRTRDCFEEFVNVLSTVDELVLTEVYAAGEAPIPTASGEALARALRASGRVDPAFVATVDEVPAALAQRVRAGDVVITMGAGSIGGVPGRIAQQQQRKE